The sequence GACCCGCGGGTGAGCGGGCGCGGCGCGGCGCTGCTGCGCCAGGCGGGCCTCGCGGTTACCGGCCGCGTGGAGGAGCGGGAGGCCGCGCGCGGCCATATCGGCCACGTCACCCGCGTCACCAGGGGCCGCCCCGCGGTGCTTCTCAAGCTCGCCCGCACGGCGGACGGCTACGCGGCGGCGGCTTCCAACGAGCGGCTCCGGATCACCGGCGCGCTGGCCAATGCCCGCGTCCACCTGATGCGGGCGCATGCGGACGCGATCATGGTCGGGCTCGGCACCGTGGTCGCCGACGACCCGCGGCTGACGACGCGGCTGCCGGGGCTCGAGCATCGCTCCCCGGTGCGGGTCGTCGTCGATTCGAACCTCGCCCTGCCCATCGACGCGCAGGTCGTCCAGAGCGCCGGCGCGCCGCCGACCTGGATCCTCACCACCGTGGATGCGCCGGTCGAGACCGAGCGCCGGCTGGTCGCCGCGGGCTGCGAGGTGATGCGTGTCGGCGCCGACGCGAACGGCCGCGTGCGGCTCGACGAGGGCCTCCGGCTGATCGCGGCGCGCGGCGTCACGCGGGTGTTCTGCGAGGGCGGGCCGGCGCTGGCGGAGGGGCTCGCCGCCGCCGATCTCGTCGATGCGCTCGCCATCGCCACCGGCCCGCGCCGGCTCGACGCGGCGGGTCTCGCGGCGGTCGGCCCGGCGCTGGCGCGCCACATCGAGACGCGCCTGACCCTCCACGCGGAGGAGCCCGCGGGTGAGGACCTGTTCCAGTTCTACGAGAGAGCGTGATCCCATGTTCACCGGCATCGTCACCGCCATCGGCCGCATCGTCGCGGCGCAGGACCGCGCCGACCAGCGCCGGCTGACCATCGCCTGCCCCTACGACCCGGACACGGTCGCCATCGGCGCCTCGATCGCCTGCTCGGGCCCGTGCCTGACGGTGGTCGAGAAGGGCGGGATCGCCGGCGACATGTGGTTCTCGGTCGACGCGGCGGCCGAGACGCTGGCGCGCACCACCGTCGGGAGCTGGGGGGAGGGGACCCGGGTCAACCTCGAGCGCTCCCTCAAGATCGGCGACGAGCTCGGCGGGCACATCGTCTCGGGCCATGTCGACGGCATGGCCGAGATCGTGGCGCGCACCGAGGTGACGCCGGAGGAGACCGGCTGGGGCGCCACCGCCCGCTTCGACCTGCGCGCGCCTGCCGGGTTCTCCCGCTTCGTCGCCGAGAAGGGCTCTGTCGCGCTCGACGGCTGCTCGCTGACGGTGAACTCCGTCGACGGCGACGTCTTCTCCGTGCTGCTCATCCCGCACACGCTGGAGGTGACGACCTTCGGCGCGCGTCGGGCCGGCGACCTCGTGAATTTCGAGGTCGACCTGATGGCGCGCTACGCGGCGCGACTGATGGAGGCGCGGTGAGAAATGACGGCGCGGGCGTCATCCCCGGCCGGAGCGCCGAAGGCGCGCAGGGGAAGGGGACCCAGCAAGAAGAGTGCGCCGAAGGCGCCCCTTCTGCCGCCGTCCAGGCGGCTGGTCGCCGCCGCAAGGAGCGCCTGCGGCGCGATTCTCTGCGCTGGGTCCCCTTCCCCTCCGCCGCTGCGCGGCTCCGGCCGGGGATGACGGTGGTCGCCCGCGCGCTCTCGCCTCGCCACGCCGCACTTGCCTCCGGGCCCCGCGCCCCTTAACTGAAGCGCCCGACATCCGATCCCTGCGAGACACGCCTTTCATGGTCGCCACCCACGCCCAGAGCCGCCCGGTCGAACCCTTGCCCGGGGCGCGCGTCCTCGTCGTCGAGGCGCGCTACTACGACGGCCTCGCCGACGCGCTGCTGGAGGGCGTGCGGGCCGTGTGCGCGGAGGCGCAGGTCGCGGTCGACGTGCTCACCGTGGACGGGGCGCTGGAGATCCCCGCCTGCGTGGCGATCGCGCTGGACGCCGCCGCGGCGGCGGGGCGTCCCTACGAGGCGGCGGTGACGCTCGGTTGCGTGATCCGCGGCGAGACGGCGCATTTCGAGATCGTCGCCTTCGAGAGCGCCCGCGCGCTGATGGACCTCTCGGTGGCCCGCAAGATCCCGCTCGGCAACGGCATCCTCACGGTCGAGACCGAGGCGCAGGCCTGGGCCCGCGCCAAGGTGTCGGAGATGGACAAGGGCGGGGGCGCGGCGCGGGCCGCGCTCGGCCTCGCGGCCATCGCGGGCCGCCTGCGCGGGGAGGCCTGATCCCATGGCGAGCCCCAAGCCCAACCGCGCCGCCGCCCGCGCCGCCGCCCGCCTCGCCGCCGTGCAGGCGCTCTACCAGATGGACGTCGCCGGCAAGGGCGTGATCGACGCGCTCGCCGAGTTCGAGGCCTTCTGGATCGGCCGCGAGGTCGAGGGCGTCGAGGGCGCCCCCTCCGACCTCGATTTTTTCCGCGACATCCTCCAGGGCGTCGTGCGCGAGCAGCGCGCCATCGACGTGAAGGTCGACGCCGCGCTCGCCGAGAAGTGGCCCCTGAAGCGCGTCGAAGCGGTGCTGCGCGCCATCCTGCGCGCCGGCGGCTACGAGCTGATGTACCGCAAGGACGTGCCGGCCCGCGTCGCCATCACCGAATACGTCGACGTCGCCCACGCCTTCTACGGCGAGGACGAGCCGGGCATGGTGAACGCGGTGCTCGACGCGGTGGCGCACGAGGTGCGGGCGGAGGAGTTCGCCAAGGGGCGTTAGGGGGGCGTTAGGGGGGCGCACCGCTGTCATCCCGGACGCCGAAGGCGATCCGGGACCCATATGTGGACGGCCCCTGGTCTGCAAGAGGGTCGAGCCGGCTCATCGAGATCGCCTGCACCCATATGTCCGACCTGTTCGCGCGGCCCGAGGGCCGCTGGCCAAGATGGGTTACGCTTGATCGGGCGCCGAACATACCCGCGATTTCATCGCGCCATTGGGTCCCGCGGCTTGGCCCGATCATCGACGTGTCGATGGTCCACCTCTCGTTCCTGCAGGTCACGCCCTCGCTTGTCGGCCCCGGAGGGCACGGCGGGCGGCGGGCGTCTCGGGCGCGCCGGGGCGGCCGCAGGTGCGGCCGGCCGGCGCGAAACGGGGTGCGGCGGCGCTCACGCCGCGGCCTCCAGCGGCTCGAGGGCCGGGCCGTGATCGCGGTCGAAGCGCGCGCCGGAGGCGAGGAGCTTCCACAGGATCCGCGCCACCCGGTTGGCCAGCGCGACCGCGACCTCCTTGAACTTCTTCTTGGGCAGGAGCCGCGCCGCCCAGGCGACGAGCCGCCCGCCGCCGCAGGCCTCCTCGCCGCGGCGCTTCACCTGCTGGAGCAGCGCCGTCGCCGCGCAGACGAGATCGGCCCTGAGCGCCATGTCGCCCGCGCGGGTGATGGCGCCGAGGCGCTGCCTGTTGGCGGTGGTGTGGTCGCGCGGAGTGAGCCCGAGCCAGCCGGCGAAGGCGCGTCCCGAGCGGAAGCGCCGCGGATCGCCCACCGCCACCATCGTGCGCCAGGCCACGACCGGGCCGACGCAGGGCACCTCCATCAGCCGGCGGCAGGCCTCGCTCGCCCGCGCCGCCTTCACGAGCGCGGCCTCCGCGGCCGCGACCCGCGGGCCGAGGCGCTCCCATTCGTCGGCGAGATCCTCGAAGACGAGCCGCGCGTGCGTCGGCAGGTCCGTGCGGGCGAGGATCTCGCCGAGGATCGTGGGGATGTATCGGGCGCCCTGCGGAGCCACGATCCCGAGCTCGGCGGCGTAGCCGCGAACGCGGTTGCCGATCTCGGTTCGGCGCGCCTGGAGCGCCCGCCGGTGGTCGACGAGCATGGCGGCCGCCTGCTGCGCCTCGCTCTTGATCGGCACGAAGGTCGTGTCCGGCTCCCGCACGGCCCGGCAGATCGCCCGGGCGTCGGCGGCGTCGTTCTTGTTGCGCCCGACGAAGGGCTTGGCGAGCTGGGGCGGCACGATGCGCGCGTCGTGGCCCATGGCGACGAGCTCGCGCGCGAGAAGGTGCGCGCCCCGGCACGCCTCGATCCCGATCAGCGTCGGCGCAAGCGCCGAAAGCTTCTTCTTCATCCGCGCCGGCGTCCCGCTCTCGCGCCAGACCTCCCGGCCCGACGCGTCCGCGCCGGACACCGCGAAATGAGCCTTGGACGTGTCGATGCCGATCGCGCTAAACTCCTTCATGGACGGTCCCTCCCTCAGATCGAGCTGCAGATACTCCATCTTGGCACACAGATGCCGCCGGGTGGGGCCGTCCACACCAACATACGCTCCGGAGCCATGAGGAGCGGCGCGCCAGCGCCGCGTCGTGACACGCCTGCATCCTTGTCGAGGGACGCGCGCGCTGCCGCGCACGCTGAGACAAACGTCGGCGGTTCTGGGCCCCGGGCCCGCTTCGCGACCCGGGGTGACAGCGCGTGCGGCAGGCGCTCACCCGTCGGCGCTGTTGTCCTCCAGTCCGACTCCGATCGACCTCTCCTTCGGGGAGGTGTCGGACGCGCTTGTCGCCACCGCCCGATGCAGCGCGCGGCCGGCATCTCCCCGCAGGGGAGGTGGGCCGCGCGAGCGGCCCGGAGGGGCGGTGCCCCCCGTCTCTCACCCCTCGATCGTCTCCCACGCCAGCGCGCCCACGTAGCGGCGCACGGTCCTCCCCTCGTCGGCGAGCTGGAAGAGATGGAGCCAGCCATTGTCGACGAGGTGGCGCACGCTCTCATGCTTCGAGATGATCTTGTTCATCTCCTCGATCGGCGCCTCGATGAAGACGTTGAGGCGCAGCGGCTCGTGGACGAGGCGCTCGCCGTCGGAGACGGATTGCAGGGGCAGGCCGACCTTCAGGTCGCCGGCATTGCCCTCCAGCACGCCGAGGCCGCCGACGACGTTGTGCAGGACCTTGTTGCCGGAGCCGAAGGCCGCATTGTCGACCGACGAGCCGTAGTACTGCAGGCTGATCCAGGAGGCGACGACCATCGGGGCGGTCATGATCAGCTCGAGGATGCCGAAGCCCTCGTCCGCCTCCCATTCGTAATCGTGCAGGAAGGAGCGCCCGCCGAGGTCGACGCCGCGGGTGCGCGCCCGCGGGGCGGCGACGAAGGCGGCGCAGCCGGCGAGGCCCCATTCGGGCCGCACCTGCGACCAGTCGTTGGCGCGCGCCAGCACCTGTCCGTCGACGTTCGCCCCCGGCGCGTCGAGGGCGAGCAGCGCCGAGCGCTCGAGGCGGGTCAGCGCGCCGGCCTGGGCGAGCCAGGCCTTCAGCCGGGCGAGGTCGCCCGCATGGCTCTGCGGCAGGATCTCGGTGTCGTAGAGATGCACCTCGTCGGTGGTGGTGTCGTGCAGGGCCGGGACGAACCAGGTGTCGTCCGGCAGGCCCATGCCCGCCTCCTTCAGCCCCTCGCGGACGGCGGGGTCGTTGAGGATGGCGGTGGTGACCCGCGCGTTGGCCTCGCCCGTGTGGCCGCCGCAGGCGCCGCAATCGAGGCCGGACGCGTGCGGGTTGTTGACCGTGGTCGAGCCGTGGCCGGCGAGCATGATCAGCCGGCCGTAGGGGCCCGTCATCGACATGGCCTTGAGCACGACCTGCGCCGTGGCGATGCGCTGCTCCACATCGATGCCGGCGAGCCGGCCGTCGATCTCGCTCCCAGCGAGCGTCGGCGCGAGGCGCTTCGCGACGTCGGCGTCGAGCCCGTCCACCGCCGGATGCGTCACCGGCCGAGTCTTGCCGAGCGTGTCGCCGACGAGCTTGCCGGCGAAGAGCAGGCCCGCCGCCTCGACGTAGGCGAAGGAGGAGACGGCCGATTGCTTGAAGGTCTTCCAGGACTTGGCGGCCTCCTTGCGGAGCTTGCGCAGGCCGGCGACCTCCTCCTGCTCCTGCGCGCCGGCGTCCTTCACCTCCTCGCAGACGACGAAGGCGGGCTTGAGCAGGACCGGGCACTGCGCGCCGCCCCGGCGCCGGCCGAGCGGCACGTACTCGATCGGCAGGCCGAAGAAGCCGGCGAAGCCGATGGTCTGTACGCCGGGCGCCACCGTCTCCAGCGCGCGCCGGAAGACCTCCGAGCGCACGTCGATGCAGAAGGCGGCCTGGGCCGCGGGCCGCTCGGCCTCGGCCGGCGCGGCGTCGGCCGCCCGGTTGGCCTCGACCACCCGCGAAACGAGGCCGCGCCGATGGGCGATCTCGGCGGCGTCCTGCAGGATGGCGTCGACGAGCCGCTCTGGATCGAGCGTCCGGGGAGCGCTCATCTTCGTCAGCGCGGCGTCGAAGGTCGCCTTCGCCTGCGGCGTCACCGCGAGGAGCGCCGCGTCGTAGGAGAGGCGCACCGCGAGGAGCTCCTTGAGGACGGGATCGCTCCCGCCGTCGAGCTCGGCGTTCCAGACGAGGTAGCGGGCGTAGGAGGCCCAGCCGTTGATGGTGACGAGCGCCCGGTACAGGTAGTCCGCCCAGGCGGCCTCCGGCACGCCGAGATCGGCGATCGCCGTGGCGATGGCGGCGTCCGCGTCCTCGGGCAGCAGCGCCAGCGCCTTGCGGAAGCCGGCAAAGCCCATCACCTCGGGCGTCAGGTCGAAGGCGGCCTGCGCCCGCCAGGCGTCGTAGAGGCCCTTGCCCCGCACGGGCGCTCGCCAGAGCGCCTGGCCCTCGTCGAAATAGCGGGCGCAGAACTTCGAGATCTCCTCGACCACGAGCGCGGCGGCGCCGGTCGCCGGATCGCGGCCGGTGGCGACGTCGATCGCCTCGGCGGCGGTCATGGCGAGCGGGCAGAAGGGCCCGTCCTCGGCCATCTTCGTCTTCAAGGCGCCGAGATCGGCGGGCGCCCCTTTCCCGGCGCCGTGGAGCGCCTGGGCGAGGTCGGCGTCGGTGATCTCGCCGGCGGCGTGCTTCGCCGCGTAGGAGGACCGCGGCAGGGTCAGCCGTGCGCCGGAGATGCGGGCGAGGGTCGAGGCGGCCTCGGCGAAGCTCTGGTCGATCAGGCCGAGATAGGGGTTGACCGCCACGAAGTGCTTGAGCGGCCAGAGCGGCGCGATCCGGCCGCAGGCCGTCGCGACCTCGCTCTCGAGGCTCGCGAGCGACGCGGCCGCCTCGCGGGCGCCCACGCTCTCGGCGCGGGCGAGCGCGGCCTGATCCATGGTGAGCTCGGCGGGAGTCTTCTTGGTCATCACGAGAACCTCCGGATCAGGACTTCTTCACCGTGACCGGCGCGAGCCGGGCGGCGAGGCGGGTGGCGTAGGCGTTCACGTAGAAGCCGTTGGCGATGTGGACGTAGAGGGCGGCGAAGGGCCGGTGCTTCGCGAGGGCGGGGGCGAAGGTCTGGATCGCGAGCGCCGCGGCGAACGAGACCACGACGAGGCCGACCACGAAGCCGTCGAAGGCGCTCTCGAGCGTCAGGCTCGGGGCCACCGCGCCGGCGAGCAGCCAGGCGGCGGCGGCCTGGAGCGCGTAGTAGGCGACCACCACGACCCCGGCGAGCGCCGCCGCCGAGCCGAGCGCCTTCACCGCGGTCTCCTGAGACAGCACCGTCGCGAGGTAATGGGCGACGCCGAGCGCCACGACCGCGGCGAGCGCGAAGGCGCCCGGATTGTCGAGAATGCTCGCGCCGAACACCGCCCCGACCGCGAGGGTGAGCGCCACCGAGGCGGCCAGCGTCGCGCCGTAGATCGCCGGGTTCGGCATCTTCGCCTCCTCCGGCGGCAGCGCGGCGCGGATGGTCTCGACCGCCGAGCCCGAGGAGAGGAAGGCGTGGGCCTTGTAGAGGGCGTGCGCCACGATGTGCAGCGCCGCCGCCGAGAAGGCGCCGAGCCCGCACTGGAGCAGCATGAAGCCCATCTGCCCGATGGTGGAATAGGCGAGCGCCACCTTCACGCTCGGCGCCGTCAGCATCACCAGCGAGCCGAACAGCGCCGTGAAGCCGCCGACGATCGCGAGCACGTCCATGGAGGGCGCCGAGAGGACGACGAGCGGCGAGAGCCGCACGATCAGGAAGCCGCCGCGATTGATGATGCCGGCGTGGAGCAGGGCGGAGACCGGGGTCGGCGTCTCCATCACCTCGCCGAGCCAGCCGTGGACCGGGAACTGGGCCGACTTCACCAGCGCCGCGAGCACGATCAGGAGGACCGCGACGTGCACGGCCCAAGGCGTCTCGCCGGCCTCGGCCATGGCGGTGGCCTCGGCGAGGAGGACCGGGATCTCGAGCGTACCGAAGACGCCGAGCACGAGCGCGGAGGCGACGATCAGCGCCGCGTCGCCGACGCGGCTCGCGATCCCCTTCTTGCGCGCCGCGAGCACGGCGTACGGCCGATCCTTGTAGAAGACGAGGAGCTGATGCAGGCCGAGGCTCGTCGCGATCCAGGCGAGGACGAGATGGAAGAGGTTGCCCGAGGCCATCAGCACCAGCGCGGCGGCGATGGTGAGCGACAGCAGCTTGATGAAGCGGCCGTGGTGCGGGTCCCCGTCGAGATAGTTCTTCGAGTAGGCGACCACGATGGCGCCGACGAAGGAGACGAGCACCAGCATCAGGGCCGAGAACGCGTCCGCGTAGAGCGCGAGGCCGACCCCGCCGACGCCCAGCGTCCCGGTGTAGAGCGGCCCCGCCGCGATCACCGCGAGGCCCGTCGCCACGCTCGCGCCGAGCGCCACCAGCGCCGCGAGGCGGGCGTAGCGCGCCATGGCGCGCGGCTCGGCGTTCGCGCGGGAGGTCGGGATCAGCCCGACCACGAGGAGGGCGGCTGGGCCGAGGGCGGCGAGCCAGGCGAGCAGGGCCGACATAAGGGATTCTCCGGATTAGCACGTCTCCGAATCGGATATAGGCGTCCACGTTGCTTCTGAAAAATTCAAACTTTGCAAGACATCGTTCGCTCTGGTAGAACGATCCCATGGCCACGCTGAACTACCATCACCTGCGCTATTTCTGGACCATCGCCCACGAGGGCGGGCTCACCAAGGCCGCGCGGCGGCTCAACGTCTCGCAATCGGCGCTCTCCGTTCAGCTGCGATCGCTGGAGGAGCAGCTCGGCCACGACCTGTTCACCCGCGAGGGCAAGCGGCTCGAGCTCACCGAGGCCGGGCGGATCGCGCTCGACTACGCCGACAGCGTGTTCAAGACCGGCGAGGAGCTGGTCTCGACCCTGCGCGAGCGCCCTGGCGCGACTCGCCGGGCGCTCAGGGTCGGCGCCATCGCGACGCTCTCGCGCAACTTCCAGCTCGCGCTGCTCCGCCCGCTGATCGGCCGGCCGGACGTCGACCTCGTCCTGCGCTCGGGGACGCTGCGCGAGCTCCTGGGCCTCCTCGACGCGCACGAGCTCGACCTCGTGCTGGCCAACGCGCCCGCCCCGCGCGATGCGGCCGCGCCGCGCGAGAGCCGGCTCCTCGACGAGCAGCCGGTCTCCATCGTCGGCCGGCCCGTTGCGGGGAACGGGGCGCTGCGCGTGCCGGAGGATCTCGACGGCGCGCCGATGGTGCTGCCGTCCGCCGAGAGCGAGCTGCGCCTGGCCTTCGACCGCCTCTGCGACGCCGCCCGCGTGCGCCCCTCGATCCTCGCCGAGGTCGACGACATGGCCATGCTGCGCCTCCTCGCCCGGGAGAGCGACGGCCTGACCCTCGTCCCGCCCATCGTGGTGCGCGACGAGCTGGCGAGCGGGGTCCTGGTCGAGCGCGCGCGCGTGCCGCTGCTCTCGGAGAGCTTCTACGCGATCACGCTGCGGCGGCGGTTCCCGAACCCGCTGGTGGGGGAGCTGCTGGGATGAGGGGAGGGCGTTTCGGCCCGCTATCCCCGCAATTCCCACAGGCCCGTCCCCAGCCCCGCGCCCGCGACCGCGCGGCCGCGTCTGCGGCCTTGCGTCGGCCCGCGGGCGCGGCTATCGCAACCCTCCGACATCGCCCGCGCGAGAGCCGCAGCCCGGCCGCGCCGTTCATCTCGAGAAGGATCGCCACCATGGTCGCAGACGTCGCCGATTCCGGGGTCGCCGCCGACGAGCTCCGCCAGTTCATCGAGCGCATCGAGCGGCTGGAGGAGGAGAAGGCCGGCATCCAGTCGGACATCAAGGACGTCTTCGCCGAGCTGAAGGGTCGCGGCTTCGACGCCAAGGCCGTGCGCCAGATCCTCAAGATCCGCAAGAAGGACGCCTCCGAGCGCCAGGAGGAGGAGGCGATCCTCGAGCTCTACATGCAGGCGCTCGGCATGGCGTGAGGCGCGCCGGCGCGGGACGGCGGGCTTGCCGGGCAGGCGCGCTTCGTTTACGCTCCGTTCTCATGACGACACGCGCCGGCAGCGCCGATCTCCCCCTCCACGGCGGCCGCGTGCCGCATTGGCTCGGCGCGCGCATGTCGGCGCTGGGCGCCGTGATGGCCGAGGCGATCGTGCTGGAATACGGGCGCGACGAGTTCCTGCGCCGTCTCGCCCATCCGTTCTGGTTCCAGAGCTTCGGCGCCGTCATCGGCATGGACTGGCACTCGTCGGGCATCACGACGAGCGTGATCGGCGCCTTGAAGCGCGGGCTCGGGCCGAAGGCGCGCGAGCTCGGCATCCATGTCTGCGGCGGGCGCGGGCGGCATTCGCGGGCGACGCCGGCGGAGCTCCTCGCGGTCGCCGAGCGCACCGGGCTCGACGGCGATGCCCTCGCCAGGGCGAGCCGGCTCGTCGCCAAGGTCGATTCCGCGGCGGTGCAGGACGGGTTCGAGCTCTATCTCCACGGCTTCGTCGTCACCGACGACGGCCGATGGACGGTGATCCAGCAGGGCATGAACGGCGAGCGGCGGCAGGCGCGCCGCTACCATTGGCTCTCGGAGGGGCTGGAGAGCTTCGTCGACAGCCCGCACGCCGCCGTCGAGGGACGGGGGCAGGGCACGATCGTCAACCTCGCCGACCGGCGCGCCGCCGCCTCGCGCACGGGGCAGGTCGCGCTCCTCGCCGAGCTCGGGCCGGACCGGATCGTCGCCGAGGCGCTGAAGCTGGACGGCGGTGGCGCGGGCCAGCCCGCCCCGACGCCCGAGCCCCAGCCCGCGCAGCCGCTCCTGCCGCATCTCGTCATGCCGCGCCACGAAGAGGTGCGTCCCGAGACCGTGGTCGCCCGCAGGCTCCACGGCGCCCTCGCCGCCGCGGCCGAGCGCGGGCCGGTCGACTTCCCCGATCTCCTGATGACGCCCGGCGTCGGCGCGCGCACCGTGCTCTCGCTGGCGATGGTGGCCGAGGTGCTGCACGGCGCGCCCTGCCGCTTCAGCGATCCCGCCCGCTTCTCGCTGGCCCATGGCGGCAAGGACCGCCATCCCTATCCGGTGCCCACCGCCGTCTACGACCGCACCATCGCCGTGATGAAATCCGCATTGCGCAAGGCGCGGCTCGGCGAGGCGGAGGAACTCGCGGCGCTCCGCCGCCTCGACGACCAGGCCCGCCGGCTCGAGGCCGTGGCGGAGGGTCCGTCGGTGGACGCGTTCATGGCGCGGGAGCGGCGGATGTCGCCGGCATGTGGCGGGCGCAGCGTGTTCGGGTGGGAGAAGGGGGAGAGCGACGTGGCCGGGCCCGCGGCCTGAGGGCGCGCCAACCATCCGGCGGCGCGAGGCGTTCCTCCGTCTGATCATCCAGACAGGAGCCCCCGATGCCCGCCACCACCCCCGCCCCCGACGACAAGGTCCTCCTCGTCACCGGCGCCTCCTCCGGCATCGGCGCCGCGACCGCGCGCGCTGCGGCGGGGGAGGGGTGGCGCGTGGCGCTGGCGGCGCGCTCGGTGGAGAAGCTCGAGGCTCTCGTCTCGGAGATCGGGGCGGATCGCGCCGCCGCCTTTCCCTGCGACGTGACGGACTATGCCGACCAGGAGCGCATGGCCGCCGCGGTCGTGGAGCGCTTCGGCCGGATCGACGCCGTCTTCGCCAATGCCGGCACGGGAGGCGCGCCCGGCGGCTTCTCCGGCGCGCCGCCGGAGAGCTGGCGCAAGCTGGTCGACGTCAATATCCTCGGCGTCGCCTACACGCTGCGCGCGACTTTGGCCCATCTGAAGGCGGCGCGCGGGCACGTGCTGATCACCGGCTCCGTCGCCGGGCGGCGGGTGCTGGCGGGCTCGATGTACGCCGCCTCGAAATGGGCGGTCACCGCCATCGGCTACAATCTGCGCGAGGAGCTGCGCGGCACGGGCGTGCGGGTGACCTTGATCGAGCCCGGCATGGTCGACACGGCGTTCTTCGACGAGCCGAAGCCGGATGCGCTCCGCCCGGAGGACGTCGCCCGCAGCGTCGTCTACGCGCTGGCCCAGCCGCCGGGCGTCGACGTGCACGAGCTGACCATCCTGCCGACGCCGCCGGTGGAGGAGGGGTGACCGTTCAGATGCCCGGCGCCGAGCCGGTGTCAGGCGAGTTTCCGTCGGCTCCGGCTTCGGAGGGGGACCCGGACGGCTGCCAGTTCGACTTGCCGCCATGCGCGATCTCGCGGCGGTCGCCACCGAAGGCGCGCGAGACGCTCCGATAGCCGGGCAGGGACTCCATGGCCAGGACGTCGGGGCTCTGGCTGAGCTGCCGCGTCTGCTCCGTGATCCTCATGATCACATCCCTGGCTACCCTCTGCATGGATTCCTCCGATAGTCCTCGGCAATATAGGCCGTACAAGAATTGAAGCAAGCTGAACGCGCATCGTAAAGACGCGTTCGACGTGCCCCGGGGTGCATGCGCCATCCGCGGCGAAGCGACGCAATCATGGGCGGCATGCCACGTCCTCTGCGCCCAGGACCCCGCCGAAGGCGCCGGGGTCCGGGAGGCAGACCGGCGCGTGATTTTCGTAGCGCCAGGCGACAGCCCTGTCGTCCTCTCTCCCGTCGAGCGTGACGTCCGACACGCGGACAGCCGAGAGGGTCAGCCTGACTGCATGTGCCCCGTAGGGGCAGGCTATCTCGATCGGTGCGCCCGCATCGTCGCGCCAAAGCGCTACCACCCGGTCGCTTCCGTTCGTCGATAGGCGACGAGACGTCCGGTGCTGCCTCGTCATCAGCGCACGGGAGGTCAGCGTCAGGACCGCGCTTCCCGGGTCTTCGGCGAGCACCGTTGCGTAACGCGCGGGCCAGCGCGCGCGCAGCTGAGGCGCGTCCATCAACAGCGCGAAGACGATGTTCGGGCCGACAGCCCGAAGCAGCTCCTGGCAAGGGTCGACGCGCGCGAGGTCCTCGCAGATCATCGCGCTGATGACGGTCCCGGGACGTACGACCGCGAAGTCGACGCGTCGGCTCAGCAGGTCGATGTTCTCCCACCAGAGACATGACGGGTCGAGAAAGCCTTCGAGCCCATACTCCAGGATCTGATAGCGATCGAGGCGCCAACGATGATGCTTCTCGCGCTGGGTGAGAAGGCCCGGATGCTTGGACTGACCCGATTTGTCCTGGAAGAGAGTCATCGAGACGAAATTGCCCGAGCGAATCTCTCCATTGTCGTCTTCGCTCTCGGACACCCCCGCGATCAGAAACTCGATTTCCGGAAGGCGCTTGATGAGTACATCGCGCAGGCGCTGATAGGTATCTGAATCGAGCGCGAGTTCAGGAAAAATGACTCCATGTATATTGCTGCATTCGTTCTTGGCCGCA comes from Salinarimonas sp. and encodes:
- the ribD gene encoding bifunctional diaminohydroxyphosphoribosylaminopyrimidine deaminase/5-amino-6-(5-phosphoribosylamino)uracil reductase RibD, with amino-acid sequence MTPDAFAEAAAAGEPQSLRDVAFMRNALAIGRRNLGLTWPNPSVGAVLVSYASGAPVIVARGVTQPGGRPHAERMAIDAAGPAARGATLYVTLEPCSHHGRTPPCAEAVIHAGVARVVYALADPDPRVSGRGAALLRQAGLAVTGRVEEREAARGHIGHVTRVTRGRPAVLLKLARTADGYAAAASNERLRITGALANARVHLMRAHADAIMVGLGTVVADDPRLTTRLPGLEHRSPVRVVVDSNLALPIDAQVVQSAGAPPTWILTTVDAPVETERRLVAAGCEVMRVGADANGRVRLDEGLRLIAARGVTRVFCEGGPALAEGLAAADLVDALAIATGPRRLDAAGLAAVGPALARHIETRLTLHAEEPAGEDLFQFYERA
- a CDS encoding riboflavin synthase, yielding MFTGIVTAIGRIVAAQDRADQRRLTIACPYDPDTVAIGASIACSGPCLTVVEKGGIAGDMWFSVDAAAETLARTTVGSWGEGTRVNLERSLKIGDELGGHIVSGHVDGMAEIVARTEVTPEETGWGATARFDLRAPAGFSRFVAEKGSVALDGCSLTVNSVDGDVFSVLLIPHTLEVTTFGARRAGDLVNFEVDLMARYAARLMEAR
- the ribH gene encoding 6,7-dimethyl-8-ribityllumazine synthase — translated: MVATHAQSRPVEPLPGARVLVVEARYYDGLADALLEGVRAVCAEAQVAVDVLTVDGALEIPACVAIALDAAAAAGRPYEAAVTLGCVIRGETAHFEIVAFESARALMDLSVARKIPLGNGILTVETEAQAWARAKVSEMDKGGGAARAALGLAAIAGRLRGEA
- the nusB gene encoding transcription antitermination factor NusB — protein: MASPKPNRAAARAAARLAAVQALYQMDVAGKGVIDALAEFEAFWIGREVEGVEGAPSDLDFFRDILQGVVREQRAIDVKVDAALAEKWPLKRVEAVLRAILRAGGYELMYRKDVPARVAITEYVDVAHAFYGEDEPGMVNAVLDAVAHEVRAEEFAKGR
- a CDS encoding IS110 family transposase — translated: MKEFSAIGIDTSKAHFAVSGADASGREVWRESGTPARMKKKLSALAPTLIGIEACRGAHLLARELVAMGHDARIVPPQLAKPFVGRNKNDAADARAICRAVREPDTTFVPIKSEAQQAAAMLVDHRRALQARRTEIGNRVRGYAAELGIVAPQGARYIPTILGEILARTDLPTHARLVFEDLADEWERLGPRVAAAEAALVKAARASEACRRLMEVPCVGPVVAWRTMVAVGDPRRFRSGRAFAGWLGLTPRDHTTANRQRLGAITRAGDMALRADLVCAATALLQQVKRRGEEACGGGRLVAWAARLLPKKKFKEVAVALANRVARILWKLLASGARFDRDHGPALEPLEAAA
- a CDS encoding YbcC family protein, whose translation is MDQAALARAESVGAREAAASLASLESEVATACGRIAPLWPLKHFVAVNPYLGLIDQSFAEAASTLARISGARLTLPRSSYAAKHAAGEITDADLAQALHGAGKGAPADLGALKTKMAEDGPFCPLAMTAAEAIDVATGRDPATGAAALVVEEISKFCARYFDEGQALWRAPVRGKGLYDAWRAQAAFDLTPEVMGFAGFRKALALLPEDADAAIATAIADLGVPEAAWADYLYRALVTINGWASYARYLVWNAELDGGSDPVLKELLAVRLSYDAALLAVTPQAKATFDAALTKMSAPRTLDPERLVDAILQDAAEIAHRRGLVSRVVEANRAADAAPAEAERPAAQAAFCIDVRSEVFRRALETVAPGVQTIGFAGFFGLPIEYVPLGRRRGGAQCPVLLKPAFVVCEEVKDAGAQEQEEVAGLRKLRKEAAKSWKTFKQSAVSSFAYVEAAGLLFAGKLVGDTLGKTRPVTHPAVDGLDADVAKRLAPTLAGSEIDGRLAGIDVEQRIATAQVVLKAMSMTGPYGRLIMLAGHGSTTVNNPHASGLDCGACGGHTGEANARVTTAILNDPAVREGLKEAGMGLPDDTWFVPALHDTTTDEVHLYDTEILPQSHAGDLARLKAWLAQAGALTRLERSALLALDAPGANVDGQVLARANDWSQVRPEWGLAGCAAFVAAPRARTRGVDLGGRSFLHDYEWEADEGFGILELIMTAPMVVASWISLQYYGSSVDNAAFGSGNKVLHNVVGGLGVLEGNAGDLKVGLPLQSVSDGERLVHEPLRLNVFIEAPIEEMNKIISKHESVRHLVDNGWLHLFQLADEGRTVRRYVGALAWETIEG